CCCCCTGCTGACCTTTCACCTCGGCCTGACCCAAGGCAGCGCTCTGATTCGCTACAGcaccagacaggaagcagcCAAGGCCCAGGGTGCACTGCACATGTAGGTGGTCCCCTCTGCATGCACACGCCGTTTAAAAGGGCACTGTTCATACGGGCTTCCATCCCTGAGAACTCTCAACACTCACTTTAGTATGGATGGGAATTAAATGTATTGCTGTGGCGCAGGAATTGCCATTGTTCGATGTCAGTTTCGACTGGCCTAATTGGAGTACCTCTCGTTGTCTCCCCTAGGTGCGTCCTGGGTAACACCACAATCCTGGCGGAGTTTGTGAGCGAGGAGGACGTGGCTCGTTATTTTGCACATTCCCAGgcgggaggggcagagggggccgGCCCGGGGGTCACGGTAGGGTCGGGTCAGGGGTCATCGGGGCCGAGCGCGGCCGTGGCCAGCAGCGGAGGCAGCTCCCCGGGGAGTGAGCGAGGCGGAGGAACGACTACGGGTGGAAACGGAGGCGGAGGAGTTCTAGGTAGTGTGGGCTCATCCAGCTCCGGCTGGCAAAGTCTGGATGGTACGATCACCTCCCCGGAGGTGCCGACGGCCCAAGGACCTGGTCTGGGCGTCTTTGCCCAGTGGAGCACCAACGGGGCTGGGGACGGGGTCGGGgcgggagggctggggggaggggagtcgagcagggcagggcTCTGGGGTGGGGTGACGCCTGGGTACTCCGGCAGCAGTCTGTGGGGCACGCCCCAAATGGAGGACAGGCACCAAATGGGCAGCCCAGCCGCCCTGTTGCCTGGCGACCttctgggtggaggggctgaCTCCATCTGACACGCGCCGTTTATATAAGTATATGTTTAAGACACACTGACGCAACTTACACTGGGAATCACACACATCCAAGCACATACATAtgtatacaaatacacacattcagTACTCATTACATATGTACGTTTATACATACACACGACGTACAAGCAGAAATGTGAGACATGCTTACACACATTCTCATGGCCAGACTTAAGCTACTATATATACAAATGCAGGGACTGTTAGATGTGTATAAGGCCTTTTTCCACAGATGAAGATTTCAACTGCTAGACTTgaacctgaaaaaaaaaaaaaacacacaaaaaaaaagttaagtCCGTCGGTCCGAGAGACTGGGCTGGATGTCGTTGTGCTTAGTAGGGGGACTTGAGACAGATTTacatccacatgcacacaccaaatACAGAGGAGCCTTCAGACAGACGGTCACTGTAGAACAGCATTACCTGTCTGCCGTCACGCAGGATCCACTGTGTGGCGTCGGACTCAACGGGCAGTTCCCATTCACGTCCCTTAAAACGGAGACTAAATccaaacacatgcaaacaacACTGCTCTGATTGACAACTGAACTGTATCTTACCGTGTATGTCcagtttgtttttctgtttgtttgtatggttgttttcattttgtaatctttttttttttttttttttttccgaaCAGTGGATTTACTGAAAAATGTAATTGTTCATTTTCAAGATGCTGACCTCCTACTGTTGTTCCCTcagctctctttctcacttctttctctctcaatcacGTTTGTTACTGTTACTATGATAATTGTTGAATTCTTCTGGCAGTATGGGGCTGTGATGTGTTCTCCATGCGTGCGGGACACATACTAAGGAAGTCCACAGTACGCGAACAACGTTTCTATGAGTGAGAATGAGACCAAGTGAATAAAGCGTcgctgcgtgtgtgagtgtgtgaggatggtgTACGTGAGCATGTTACTGCCTGTCTTGTTAAGAGTGAGCAAGGCTGCTTAAGAAGGTCTAtacaaaaacaatgttttgaGTGCATTCGGTATACTGCTGACTGTATGTTCCAAGAAATATTGGCACTAATGCtttgattgttttgttttttgtttgtttttttctcattttaagtTGTGTTTTTTAGCAGAAATTGTCTTTTTTATCGTCCGACCTGCAATAATAAAAAGAACATTTTAATGACAAAGAGCTGAAGGCATACGCATTGAGTAAAAGGACATGCCAAATCTTATCAAACTGTGtggagtgggggtgggtggggagggacaGGGTTGTTTACAAATGCAGATAAAGAGTTACCGtacgtttttgttttgttgttgtgttataaATTAAGACAGGCTTTAACACTCCTGTTCAGTGTTTTCGTTTTGAGATTTTACAAAGGAAAAATTTATTTAAACAAAAAGAGAACAAGATTAATAATAAAGATGAAAGTATTGGCTTCAGATCTGCCTCGTGTTGTCATTTAAAGATGGCTCAGTACCTTATACACTTGAAACTCCTGCATGTTCACTGACACACTGGCAacattgtacacacacataaacacacacactaataaaaAGCCTGTCCATCTGTCACTCATAACCTTGACCCCATTAGTAAACCCCAGTGTTATGACATACTTGACTCTGAATGCTATAGTTActatgtttttactgtaatactGTTTTTAGTACAATTGTTAGGAATAGTTGTATTCATAGGTTTTCAACATGCTCCAGGGTCTGAAGAGTAAATAAATCAAGGGGTGTAGTTGAGGTAGGTCCTTTAGTTGAATGGGGTTTACACAACTTTTAGGTTTGGAAGTCGAGTCATATCATCTGAACTTGATGGTAATCATTACATGTTttcatattgtttttatttaccaAAGAGTGTGTGTCGTTTTTATTAGCCTAATAGCCTATGTGGCTGATATCCGCGTATTTGTATATATAATACATCATAGTACGGAGAAGAATTGGGGATGTTCTCATAAAATTAACGGATTTTATAATTGTTATATATAACTCATGCCTTTTTTCAGATAAGATTATGTGTACAGTTCAGTGGTTCTGTATTTCTTTAAGATCATCCGGGTGCTTCTGACATCCTGTGAATGACATCATTGAGGTTGTCAATGGTGCGTTGGGTAGCGAGCAActagagggggagacagaatcTGGTAGAGACGGGCATTTGTATTGAAGCTTCTCAGGGACTATCAACAGGGAGCATATCCGCGCAAGAGAAAATAATTGGTATGAGAGCCGACAGAATCCGCTCCCATCCTTCGTTACCGAGGCTCCAGTGTGACTGACAACCAACGGATCAGCACCACCGCCGAACCAGCTATCGGATAAACCTAGTATCGGGTGAGTGGTGGACCGGGGAACCGAGGAAaccaggggggaaagagagccTGATTCTGCCGAACCCTAGGCTCGTATCAGCGCgtcggagagggggagggggccaaAAGAGATGGCTTTCGACTCCAGTTAACATAGGGTATCCCAGTGCAAGGGTGCGGTTTGGAGAATAAAGTTCTAATTTAAGAAATGGTCTAAAATGATTATTCGTTAGCATAATAGCAtcttttaaatatattgttaaGGTTTCTACGCTGGTGAACCAGAAAGCTATTTCCAGGCTACTATTGTGGAACTACAACCTACTACAGTACTCTACTGACAGCTGGTATTATTTACAATGTAGCAGCAACCTTGTCCACAAtttgtttaaagtgttttaagtGTTCTTGCAACGTAACAAGTTCTCTTCTTAGTTTATTAGGCAATGATTAAGCAATCGTTGATCTTGCAGAATGTATTGGTAGTAACTACTTGCCATTGACAGCTTTGTAGGCTATATAGTGACGTACTAACCATAGCAAAAACCAGTGTACAAAAAACACTGAATTTATGTACATTGCGTGGGTGTGCATGAATGTTTGGTGTGCATTGGCCAACTAGGCATTGCAATGAAGTATTTTAGCAATCGCAAGCTACGTGTAGTGTCGACATTGAGAATAGGAAGTCTGTCTTCAAGTGATTGTGAAATACTCCTAGCTTTGGCTTTATGGTAGAATTTGTCTCCACAAAAACGCAGTGATTCTATGTAGGTTACAGACTGAAAGCTGGATGCACTTGACTGTGGTAGCTACCTAGTCCTTCACTTGGGAATAGTAGTAGTACTGTTGGTCATGATGCTGGTACTGTATAGTAGTGTATTGCATTTACTCCATGTGCTTTCATAGATGAAACTTTTTGGAGCATTTTAGCTCCACTGCAATGTGATCAGTTGACTAATCAGTAGTGTATTACAGTGCAGGCCATGTATTTACATAGCATCGCTCTGCTACTTGCATTCTTACCTGGACACTGACAGGGACTGTATCCCATAGCTGCCTGCCTTTTTGTCATGGAGACATGCCCAGAGCCTTTGCCTCATGGAGACATGCCCGGAGCGGAACAGTGTGTGAAATAAAACGATGTGTCACTATGCCACACCAAGTCCTTAATCAATGGTGCTTAGTGTATAGCTGTTGATTAATGTAGGGCTCTAAAGCAGTTCCCTGCACGTGAGACCCTCTGCTGTAACGAAGCCTAACCCCTTTGTTAACCCTAATCCATCTGCTGCTTCACATCTGTGTAGAAGCCTAACTGTCTGTCAGCTAGTCAGCTGTTGCTTCCAAAAACAGTCGAGTCCAACCCAGAATGTGGTTTGTAGTCAGTTCACTTTGCTGGGCAGAGCTACATTAAACAGTAGAGTACAGTCTTTCCAAGATGCCATGGTGCAAAATGTAGTTCACTTCCTGGTGGGACTTGAAACATGCTGTGCTTTTAGTTGGTTggtaaaatatataaattggTCTGAACTGTGGCTGTAAGCTGAAGGGGCCTGGTAGTCATGCCAAAATTGTGTATTTGTTTCATAAAATATGGTACATTTTAGATTGCACTGTATCTATGTTCTCTATCCATGCCTAGGTTGTTGCAGCTTAGAAGCAGAGGTTTTTTGAGAATCACCGTTTTTCATCCTGTGTCATAGTCACAAGACACTTGGATGTCAGACCATGGCAGGAAGTTATGGTCACATGCATTAGGCCTCTATTCACAGTTCAAAGAGCCATAAGAGAGCCTGGATATAATGTTGGTTTGTGTAACATTATGGAAACATGAAGACTCTGATGACAAGCATGCAGGTTGGAGAAGTAGTTTTGGTGGTATGACAAGAGAAACGGTCATCACAACCGGATTGTGCCCATTTTGCCATATTTGAACGAGCATATCGACGTGCTTTACTTGGGTTTCCCAAATCAGTGAGGTAGTATCTCCTCTATAAATGATGCCTTTTCTTCCTATCCCTAGCCGCCGGGGGCTCTCTGAAGTCCTCCCATCACGGCGGAGTACGTTCCTAGGCtctgacacacatacagctaGCCGAGCCCCCGCTCCCGCGGAGTAGAGCGCTGCTTTGCCTTTGCAGCGGCTGCAGAACGTGGCGTGGTTGAATGAGCGCTAAATAAATGATGATCCTTCTCTCTAGTGTGTCACGTGCAGTTTGGCTCAGCCGACCCACTCCTGCCCCTCGTGTCTGCTAGTCCCGTACTGCCCAGCAGCCTCCAGGCCCGGCTTAAGCgctggcctgtctctctctctctctgtctatctctctctctctgtctctctctgtctctctctgtctctctctgtctctctctgttctcctctctctctgttctcctctctctctgttctcctctctctctgttctcctctctctctgttctcttactctctctgtctgttctcctCCTAACTGTCAGGGTTAtggtctctcttctccctcttctttttTTACTCTTTCTGTATTTAGTTGGTTCTATTCTCTGCTTCTGCTTAGCCCCCccaccactcctcccctcccagtgCAGAAGCTCTACAAATCTAATCGTGTAGTGCTGGAATCCCAGACAGCTGTCCGCTAATCAACCCGCtcacgcaacaaaacacatgcactctgaCTGGACTCattctgttgtttttatttcatgttTGTCATGAGTAAATCAATGGAAGTGGCCAGTGAAATAAAGTGGGATTTTTTTAAATGCTGGTTCACCATCGCCTCAGATGCGATCTTTGCATTTGCATAGTGTCTCTTAACAAAGATACTTGGTGTTAATCCCAGTTGCTTTGTATCGAATGCCggagtgtgtttttttgtcaaCAGCGAACTCTGAAGGCCATGGAGCTGAGAGTGGGAAACAAGTACCGACTCGGAAGGAAGATAGGGAGTGGGTCCTTTGGAGACATCTACCTGGGTATGTGGCTGTACCCTTCTATCCCCCGGTGTAGTTCCTAGGCATTCTTCCTTTAGCATATCCTACCCACCATTTTGTTCTGCACTAAACTGTCTTGTACCTTACATGTCGACTGGACAACACATTGTATATCAGCGATTTACCCATGTCCTCCTTTCCTAAAGTCTCACCTTTGTATCTATTGGTAGAAGGTGATTGGCTTTTTGGATTTGCATTGTTAATGGTTctgacacctgtgtgtgtgtttcctcaggtGCCAACATTGCCACAGGTGAAGAGGTGGCCATCAAGCTGGAATGCGTGAAGACCAAACACCCCCAGCTCCACATCGAGAGCAAGTTCTACAAGATgatgcagggaggaggtgaATGAAGGGGCGGGGCTCTCAATAACCACCGAGAAGGCCATTACATGTATTATGTATCATAAATCAGTCTCAAAACTCTATATAAATTGGTAATGCTACTTTGGTCACACGTCTTACTTAACCCGTGTCTTTACGCGTCTTTGGGTGTATGTGACCAGTGGGGATACCATCGATCAAGTGGTGTGGAGCGGAGGGGGACTACAACGTGATGGTGATGGAGCTGCTGGGGCCCAGTCTAGAGGACCTCTTCAACTTCTGCTCCCGCAAATTCAGCCTGAAGACCGTCCTGCTGCTGGCTGACCAGATGGTAGGGATATACCTGTGGGGAGACATTTGGTCTCATTTTTAACAGGCACTCACAACTACAGACCCATGGGCAGCCCTCACATGTATGTTGGCCAACACGTACGTTTATTGGAATAGGGCTTGCCAAATTATTCAACTTTTCTGCTGGTTTTTCAACTGTAGACCTTTTGATGTGGTTGTTCTTCTGACTTGTTTTTTAACCTTGAAGTTTGATTGTGGGATGTCCTTTACCCTTGCTTTTTAGCTTGTCTATTGTACTTTGTCCTTGCTGCTGTGTTCTCCTGGATCCTTTATGGCCCTTAGCCTgttgcacactctctctctctttctcagttcaCAGTGCAGCATACTTGGTGCTGTGGGGTCTCCGGTTAAATCTCTCTTCATTGTCCCCTCTTCCAGATCAGCAGGATCGAGTACATCCACTCAAAGAACTTCATCCACCGCGACGTGAAGCCAGACAACTTCCTGATGGGGCTGGGCAAGAAGGGCAACCTGGTCTACATCATCGACTTTGGCCTGGCCAAGAAGTACCGCGACGCCCGCACACACCAGCACATCCCCTACCGGGAGAACAAGAACCTGACCGGCACCGCCCGCTACGCCTCCATCAACACACACTTGGGCATTGGTAAggaatgatacacacacacacacatacctacacaatCATCCATGGTAGACTGAAGATGCCCTACATTATGAGCAGACGTTTGACCTGTCAGAACTGCAACTTTCCTGATTCTCCAACACACCAATCTGTTAAACAACTAGTCTTGATTGAAGATCAGGATCCTCTGTGCTGCTAGGTGTTCTGTCCTCGATTCTGCTCTCACCCAATGATAGATTGCCCATTCATGATCCAGAttcacctcctcttctctggCAGTGATCCACCTGCATCAGTGTGAACATgtgattctcacacacacacacacaaactgtcacaCAATGATCTCTCTCATGCCCCCGCCTGCTGAGGTGCAGCGTGGGAACAGACTTCCTGCTTTAGCGTAGCTAGATGCTAAGTCTTCCTAGCACCCATCGCCAGAAGTAACATTTGTGTCTGAATATTTCAGTGTGAGGTGGAGGCTTGGGTCTCTATGGCTGGTCTTGGTGCTCAGCTGCCGTACTGCCTCCATGTTGTGTAACAGGTTGTGGGCATTGGTTACACCTTCATAACCTtctcttctttgtctctctcgtctctctgctgctcctcctcccttccctctcctgctcttgtTTCTGCCTGtgctcctcttccccttcctccctccctcctctcccactccacAGAGCAGTCGAGGCGTGACGACCTGGAGTCTCTGGGCTACGTCCTCATGTACTTCAACCTGGGCTCTCTGCCCTGGCAGGGCCTCAAGGCTGCCACCAAGAGGCAGAAGTACGAACGCATCAGCGAGAAGAAGATGTCCACCCCCATCGAGGTGCTCTGCAAAGGCTACCCCTGTAAGTGATGGCTAGCCAGGCGGAATGGATGGATGTGTTTTATAAAAGAATCTTAGAAGCACAACCAATGAGGTTGCTTTAGGTTTGCTGCTGAATATTGAAAGGATATGCATACTGGCTCTGTTGAGGAACGCTAAGTGAAAACTACTGCGAGTCACTCAACACTTTTGGGCTGTTATTTAGCACAGCTGTTGCTCGTCAAACAGATGTTGGTCATGTTGTTGACTCCGCTTCTAATGTCCCTGCTCCCGCCAGCCGAGTTCTCCACGTACCTCAACTTCTGCCGCTCGCTGCGCTTCGACGACAAGCCCGACTACTCGTACCTGCGGCAGCTCTTCAGGAACCTGTTCCACAGGCAGGGCTTCTCCTACGACTACGTCTTCGACTGGAACATGCTCAAGTTTGTGAGTCAACACTGGAAATGTTCCTACGTTAAAATTGACCTATTGACTtgcagatggaacacaacttttaGTGATATTACATATTTTATTCAACCTCTGTCTTTCATCAAACCAGAACCATAACTGTTGTGTAACGTGCTACCTTCTTGTAGGGCGCCAGCCGGACAGCGGAGGatggagagcgggagaggaggacgggagaggagagagacgagcGTATCGGAGGGGCTCCGCGAGGGTCCGCAGCACGGGGCCTCCCGCCGGGACCCAACCCCCCAGCAGCCAACAGAGTCAGGAACGGCCCTGAACAGACCATCTCCAACCCCGCCTCGCGGGTACAGCAGTCTGGTAGGTTGATTGTTGGGAGTAGGGCTcatatacagctctggaaacaattaagagaccactgcacctttttcattaaaaaaaatttcCTAGTATGGCATTGTAATGATAGTAAATATGGTAAACACTGTTGGGGAGTCTTGGAAAATACATGTTGTACTCTATGGGGTGTGAAATACATGGAATGGACTAGGGGCGTGCAAAACTTGGAAACCTAGTGGACGTGTAGTATACTCATTAATTGATTAATTTGTTTATTATTACAATTGTAGGCATAGTTATTGACATGCACCTAAATGTCTACTTGGACTTGCATGATATTCAGGATGGCTGCTATATAAATAATCTTTAGATTATTGTTTTATGTGTTTTTAATGTGTGTCTATATGTTTTGTGCTGTGCAACAAATTGCCTCTCTGAGGACGTCTAAATTGTAGATTTGTGTATTTTAAGGCCGTTGTAGCCTGTTCTAATTTGCTGCTGTTTTTGTTTAGGGAACACTTCACCGCGGGCCATCTCTCGTGCCGAGCGGGAGAGGAAAGTGAGCATGAGGCTCCACAGAGGGGCGCCTGCCAACGTGTCCTCCTCTGACCTCACAGCCCGCCACGACCAGTCTCGAATCTCCACGTCGCAGGTACGCACGCGCTTCATCAACGCTTTATCAGTGCGCCTGGTTGATGCATCTGGTTGTATGTCATTAAGAGTGTTTAAATATTCATTCTTCCACAGCTGGATAAATGTATTGTGAGTTCTTGCCGGTATATTTAATGTTCTAGAAAGTTTTATGGTGTCAGCTGCTTGACTTGTTATTTGGAACattgtgtgttttctgtcaaTGCACCCCCCCCTCTGTCGCCCTCTAATTTTCTTCTGAGTCACTTAtcctttcaattttttttctttttctgtccctctctttcgacctccctctacctctgtaTCTCCTTACAGGTTAGCGTGCCATTTGAGCACCTGGGGAAGTGAATCTTCAAGCTCCACATGCACATGAACTGACAG
Above is a window of Hypomesus transpacificus isolate Combined female chromosome 17, fHypTra1, whole genome shotgun sequence DNA encoding:
- the LOC124479300 gene encoding casein kinase I; amino-acid sequence: MELRVGNKYRLGRKIGSGSFGDIYLGANIATGEEVAIKLECVKTKHPQLHIESKFYKMMQGGVGIPSIKWCGAEGDYNVMVMELLGPSLEDLFNFCSRKFSLKTVLLLADQMISRIEYIHSKNFIHRDVKPDNFLMGLGKKGNLVYIIDFGLAKKYRDARTHQHIPYRENKNLTGTARYASINTHLGIEQSRRDDLESLGYVLMYFNLGSLPWQGLKAATKRQKYERISEKKMSTPIEVLCKGYPSEFSTYLNFCRSLRFDDKPDYSYLRQLFRNLFHRQGFSYDYVFDWNMLKFGASRTAEDGERERRTGEERDERIGGAPRGSAARGLPPGPNPPAANRVRNGPEQTISNPASRVQQSGNTSPRAISRAERERKVSMRLHRGAPANVSSSDLTARHDQSRISTSQVSVPFEHLGK